Proteins co-encoded in one Bacillus sp. FSL H8-0547 genomic window:
- a CDS encoding Na/Pi cotransporter family protein, with the protein MKLDLDLQKMIFEFVGGLGIFLFGIKFMGDGLQKSAGDRLRDILDKFTTNPVMGVLAGVFVTILIQSSSGTTVLVVGLVSAGFMNLRQAIGVIMGANIGTTVTAFIIGIKISDYALPVLFAGAVLLFFFKNKKIHNFGQIVFGFGALFFGLELMGDGMKPLQSLQAFQDLTVSLSDNPLLGVLIGTVFTVIVQSSSATIGILQELHGLGLIDIKASLPVLFGDNIGTTITAVLASIGASVAARRAAFTHVIFNLIGTAIFLLILPLFTAFITMLKTNLGLNPEMTIAFAHGTFNITNTLIQLPFIGVLAYIVTKLIPGEDSLVEYKAKHLDPMFIEQSSSIALGQTKEEILRMGQFASLGLEEANYYLKTNQQKHADTAYQIEDAINNLDRKITDYLVLISRTEMSAAESEEHSALFNTVRDIERVGDHFENIVELVDYQLSNKVKLTGSALQDLDEMFTLTISTLKDAIAALDDKDTDLAAKVMKSEEQIDKMERTLRKKHILRINEGSCTGQAGIVFVDIVSNLERIGDHSVNIAEAVLGYRK; encoded by the coding sequence ATGAAGTTGGATCTCGATTTACAAAAGATGATCTTTGAATTTGTCGGAGGCCTCGGAATTTTCCTGTTCGGAATTAAATTCATGGGCGACGGACTGCAAAAATCAGCAGGTGACAGACTGCGTGACATACTGGATAAATTTACAACAAATCCAGTAATGGGTGTTCTGGCAGGTGTTTTTGTCACAATTCTCATCCAATCAAGCAGTGGTACAACTGTACTCGTAGTAGGCCTTGTCAGCGCAGGGTTTATGAATTTGCGCCAGGCAATCGGCGTTATAATGGGTGCTAATATCGGCACTACTGTCACTGCCTTTATCATAGGAATAAAAATTTCAGACTATGCACTCCCTGTTTTATTTGCGGGAGCGGTGCTGCTTTTCTTTTTTAAAAACAAAAAAATTCACAACTTTGGCCAGATTGTTTTCGGATTCGGTGCCCTGTTCTTCGGTCTTGAACTGATGGGTGATGGAATGAAGCCGCTGCAGTCACTTCAGGCCTTTCAGGATCTTACTGTCAGCTTGAGCGACAATCCTCTGCTCGGTGTTTTAATCGGTACAGTATTCACTGTCATCGTTCAAAGTTCCAGTGCAACGATTGGGATTCTGCAGGAACTTCACGGTCTTGGTCTGATCGATATAAAAGCTTCGCTGCCGGTTCTTTTCGGAGATAACATTGGAACAACGATTACAGCAGTTTTAGCATCAATCGGAGCTTCTGTTGCTGCAAGAAGAGCAGCTTTTACACATGTTATCTTCAATTTAATCGGGACAGCCATTTTCTTGCTGATTCTCCCTCTGTTCACTGCATTTATCACCATGCTGAAGACGAACCTTGGGTTAAATCCAGAAATGACAATTGCCTTTGCGCATGGAACGTTTAATATTACAAACACGCTCATCCAGCTACCGTTCATAGGGGTGCTTGCTTATATTGTAACGAAGTTAATCCCCGGCGAAGATTCTCTGGTGGAATACAAAGCAAAGCATCTGGATCCAATGTTTATTGAGCAATCTTCTTCTATTGCCTTGGGACAGACAAAAGAAGAAATTCTCCGCATGGGTCAATTTGCATCTCTTGGACTTGAAGAAGCCAACTATTATCTAAAAACGAATCAGCAGAAACATGCTGATACGGCTTATCAGATTGAAGACGCAATTAACAACCTCGACCGTAAAATTACTGATTACCTCGTATTAATTTCCCGTACAGAAATGTCGGCAGCAGAGTCTGAAGAACATTCGGCTCTCTTTAATACAGTAAGAGACATTGAACGCGTTGGAGATCACTTTGAAAATATCGTTGAACTTGTCGATTATCAGCTCTCAAACAAAGTGAAGCTGACAGGGTCTGCGCTTCAGGATTTAGATGAGATGTTCACATTGACGATAAGCACGTTAAAAGATGCCATTGCTGCACTTGACGATAAAGATACAGATCTTGCAGCAAAAGTCATGAAATCAGAAGAACAGATTGACAAAATGGAGCGCACACTGCGCAAAAAGCATATTCTCCGCATAAACGAAGGAAGCTGCACGGGTCAGGCAGGCATTGTGTTTGTCGACATCGTCAGCAACCTTGAGCGGATCGGGGACCATTCAGTCAACATTGCTGAAGCAGTACTCGGATACCGCAAATAA
- a CDS encoding DUF456 family protein yields MEALYWTLIIIMFVIGFAGLIYPIIPSVLFIVGGFLLFGAFFGFEEFGYQFWLIEGVFVAVLFAADYVANLMGVKRVGGSKAAIWGSTIGLLIGPFIIPIAGIIIGPFVGAVLAELLVHKKDFNESVKVGLGSLIGFISGVFAKTIIQLVMIGYFLYTVL; encoded by the coding sequence TTGGAAGCTTTATATTGGACACTGATTATTATCATGTTTGTTATTGGATTTGCAGGCCTGATTTATCCGATTATCCCGAGCGTTCTTTTCATTGTCGGCGGATTCCTTCTTTTTGGAGCCTTCTTTGGCTTTGAGGAATTCGGCTATCAATTCTGGCTGATTGAGGGAGTCTTCGTCGCAGTTTTATTTGCCGCGGACTATGTGGCAAATTTGATGGGGGTCAAAAGAGTCGGGGGAAGCAAGGCTGCCATTTGGGGAAGCACGATTGGACTTTTGATCGGTCCATTTATTATCCCGATAGCGGGAATCATTATTGGCCCGTTTGTCGGTGCAGTGCTTGCAGAGCTCCTCGTTCACAAAAAAGACTTTAATGAATCTGTAAAAGTCGGCCTGGGATCTCTTATTGGATTTATATCCGGGGTTTTTGCCAAAACGATTATTCAGCTCGTTATGATCGGTTATTTCCTGTATACCGTTCTCTGA
- the sodA gene encoding superoxide dismutase SodA, whose amino-acid sequence MAYELPQLPYAYDALEPHIDKETMNIHHTKHHNTYITNVNAALEGHDDLLSKSVEELVSNLDAVPESARTAVRNNGGGHANHSLFWTILSPNGGGAPSGELADKINSKFGSFETFKEEFAKAGATRFGSGWAWLVVNNGELEVTSTPNQDSPLMEGKTPILGLDVWEHAYYLNYQNRRPDYIGAFWNVVNWDEVNRRYEEAK is encoded by the coding sequence ATGGCTTACGAACTACCGCAACTGCCTTACGCATATGATGCACTTGAACCGCATATCGATAAGGAAACAATGAACATTCACCACACGAAACACCATAACACATACATCACGAACGTGAATGCTGCTCTAGAAGGTCATGACGATCTTCTCAGCAAAAGTGTTGAAGAACTTGTTTCAAATCTTGACGCAGTGCCTGAATCTGCACGCACAGCTGTACGCAACAACGGCGGCGGCCATGCGAACCACAGCCTGTTCTGGACAATCCTTTCACCAAACGGCGGAGGAGCTCCATCAGGAGAACTAGCTGACAAAATCAACAGCAAATTCGGAAGCTTTGAAACATTCAAAGAAGAATTCGCCAAAGCCGGCGCTACGCGTTTTGGATCAGGCTGGGCTTGGCTTGTTGTAAACAATGGAGAGCTTGAAGTAACAAGCACTCCAAACCAGGACTCTCCTCTAATGGAAGGCAAAACGCCGATCCTTGGTCTTGATGTCTGGGAGCATGCTTACTACCTGAACTACCAAAACCGCCGTCCTGACTACATCGGAGCTTTCTGGAACGTTGTAAACTGGGATGAAGTAAACAGACGCTACGAAGAAGCAAAATAA
- a CDS encoding MFS transporter yields the protein MSKLQKVFGNVEVNRDLLLLLTIGGMYSLGIALSNAFVNVYLWKQSGSFLDLGIYNLTIVIMQPITFIIAGRWAKKIDRVIVFRLGVAFLAVFYLSVLLIGDRAADNLILLGGLLGIGSGFYWLSFNVLTFEITEPETRDFFNGFLGVMTSSAGMIGPIVAGFVISRLAGDTGYKTIFSLSLALFFCAVILSLFLKRRHANGRFLLMDVLKERKRNMNWRMITNAHFFQGLREGTFIFVIGVLVFITTGSELALGKYGLINSAVAFVFYYLATRMITKKMRKKFILAGGILLYASIFLLLFDLTYAKLIIYAISIAVAYPLLLVPYISLTYDVIGRSWNAGEARIEYIVVRELFLNMGRITSILLFILSVTLFDEKQSIPFLLAIIGAGHSCIYFFIRKVSLPETNEPIDKKEVNGQKKMPEPNLVDGESS from the coding sequence ATGTCTAAGCTGCAGAAAGTCTTTGGTAATGTGGAAGTTAACCGTGATTTGCTTCTGCTTCTGACGATTGGGGGCATGTATTCTTTAGGGATTGCCCTCTCGAATGCTTTTGTTAATGTGTATTTGTGGAAGCAGTCCGGCAGTTTTTTGGATTTAGGGATCTATAATCTGACGATTGTAATCATGCAGCCCATTACATTTATTATTGCCGGGAGATGGGCAAAAAAAATTGACCGGGTGATTGTGTTTCGTCTTGGTGTTGCATTCCTGGCTGTATTTTATCTGTCTGTTCTCTTAATTGGGGACAGGGCAGCAGACAATTTGATTTTGCTTGGAGGTCTTCTTGGGATAGGCTCAGGTTTTTACTGGCTTTCCTTTAATGTACTGACATTTGAAATTACAGAACCTGAGACAAGGGACTTTTTTAACGGATTTTTAGGGGTCATGACTTCCTCTGCTGGAATGATCGGCCCGATTGTCGCCGGTTTTGTCATCTCAAGGCTTGCAGGAGACACGGGATACAAAACAATCTTTTCCCTGTCGCTTGCCCTGTTTTTTTGTGCAGTGATTCTAAGTCTCTTCTTAAAAAGAAGGCATGCAAACGGGCGTTTTCTGCTTATGGATGTTTTAAAAGAGAGAAAGCGGAATATGAACTGGCGCATGATTACGAACGCTCACTTCTTTCAGGGGCTCAGGGAAGGGACATTTATTTTTGTCATTGGAGTCCTTGTTTTTATCACGACCGGCAGCGAACTTGCTCTGGGGAAGTATGGGCTGATTAACTCTGCGGTTGCTTTCGTTTTTTATTATCTGGCTACAAGGATGATTACGAAGAAAATGAGGAAGAAATTTATCCTGGCAGGGGGAATTCTGCTTTATGCCTCCATTTTCCTGCTCCTGTTTGATCTGACCTATGCAAAGCTCATCATCTATGCGATTTCCATTGCGGTCGCCTATCCGCTTCTGCTTGTTCCCTACATTTCATTGACCTACGATGTGATTGGTCGGTCATGGAACGCGGGAGAAGCAAGGATCGAATACATTGTCGTCAGAGAACTGTTTTTAAACATGGGAAGAATTACATCCATTCTGCTGTTTATTCTTTCTGTCACGCTATTCGATGAGAAACAGAGCATTCCTTTTCTGCTTGCCATCATAGGGGCAGGGCACAGCTGTATTTATTTTTTCATCAGGAAGGTTTCGCTGCCTGAAACAAATGAACCCATTGATAAAAAAGAAGTTAACGGACAGAAAAAAATGCCTGAGCCGAACCTTGTAGATGGAGAAAGCAGCTGA
- a CDS encoding penicillin-binding protein 2: MTKKKKRTVPLRLNILFFLIFLLFSGMILRLGIVQIVYGEDYRKEVERTEEVTISTSVPRGKIFDRNYNTIVDNKPIKAITYTRSASSDQEERLETAAKLAKIFDQDRTDSKEDQEALENELKKITERDKKDYWILTRPEKAEKKITKADRQKVLDGVMSDEDLYDLQLERITENELKEITQEELKVLAIKREMDSGYALTPRIIKKDNISEKEFAFISENLDELPGIDITTDWQRNYVFDKTLRTLIGSISSSEEGIPQDRLDYFTSREYSRNDRVGKSYLEYQYEDILQGQKAKARNITDKSGNILDTEIITEGKSGKDLIMTVDVELQQEVEKIIEEELTAAKKKSGTALLDRAFVVMMDPRNGEVLSMAGKQIKKDENGKTVIDDYALGTMTSSYTMGSAVKGATVLSGFQSGVIKPGSIQLDEPLYIKGSPPKKSYQTMGNINDLEALQRSSNVYMFKTAIAMADGEYRRNKSLPLDTSAFSVLRNYYSQFGLGVKTGIDLPNEATGFKGRDVTPGLLLDLSIGQYDTYTPLQLAQYVSTIANGGYRMKPQLVKEIREPSPKDNLGSVIESINPEVLNKVEMKPEYVERVQEGFRKVMQEKRGTAYGYFMGADYLPAGKTGTAQAFYDGPNKDQFLSPTYNLTLVGYAPHNNPEIAFSVVVPWAYDKASNSHPINNLIGRRIMDKYFELKSEQSKEGIEEGVGQPENARELEEAE; encoded by the coding sequence ATGACAAAGAAAAAGAAACGGACAGTCCCGCTTCGCTTGAATATCCTGTTTTTTCTTATCTTCCTGTTATTTTCAGGAATGATTTTAAGGCTTGGCATTGTCCAGATTGTATATGGAGAAGATTACCGCAAAGAAGTTGAGCGCACGGAAGAAGTAACGATCAGCACTTCTGTCCCGCGGGGGAAAATCTTTGACAGAAACTACAATACCATTGTAGACAATAAGCCGATCAAAGCGATTACATATACAAGATCGGCTTCTTCTGATCAAGAGGAGCGACTTGAAACAGCAGCCAAACTTGCCAAGATTTTTGACCAGGACAGAACGGACTCAAAAGAGGACCAGGAAGCTCTGGAGAACGAGTTAAAGAAAATAACGGAAAGAGATAAAAAAGATTATTGGATCTTAACGCGTCCGGAGAAGGCGGAAAAGAAAATCACGAAAGCGGACCGTCAGAAGGTGCTCGACGGTGTAATGAGCGATGAGGATCTGTATGATCTGCAGCTTGAGAGAATAACGGAAAACGAGCTGAAGGAAATCACCCAGGAAGAGCTTAAAGTCCTTGCGATTAAACGGGAAATGGACAGCGGCTATGCCCTGACGCCCCGGATTATAAAAAAAGACAACATTTCTGAAAAGGAATTCGCTTTTATCAGCGAGAACCTTGATGAACTGCCGGGTATCGACATTACAACAGACTGGCAGCGCAACTATGTATTTGATAAAACACTCCGAACCCTTATAGGCAGCATCTCTTCTTCTGAAGAGGGGATACCCCAGGACAGACTGGACTATTTCACTTCCCGTGAGTACAGCCGAAATGACAGAGTAGGGAAAAGCTATCTGGAATATCAATATGAAGACATTCTGCAGGGCCAAAAAGCAAAGGCCCGCAACATCACAGATAAGTCGGGGAACATCCTTGATACAGAAATCATTACTGAAGGAAAGAGCGGCAAAGACTTGATCATGACAGTCGATGTAGAGCTTCAGCAGGAAGTTGAAAAAATCATCGAAGAAGAATTGACAGCTGCCAAAAAGAAATCAGGAACTGCTCTTCTTGACCGGGCGTTTGTCGTCATGATGGACCCAAGAAACGGTGAAGTGCTTTCTATGGCAGGAAAACAAATTAAAAAAGATGAAAATGGAAAAACCGTCATTGATGATTATGCCCTGGGCACGATGACAAGCTCATACACAATGGGGTCGGCTGTAAAAGGGGCCACTGTCCTGTCAGGTTTTCAATCAGGCGTGATTAAGCCTGGAAGCATACAGCTGGACGAACCTCTTTACATTAAAGGCTCACCGCCTAAAAAGTCCTATCAGACAATGGGAAACATCAATGATCTTGAAGCGCTTCAGAGATCTTCCAATGTATACATGTTCAAAACAGCCATTGCTATGGCTGATGGAGAGTATAGACGAAATAAATCACTGCCTCTTGATACATCAGCCTTTTCCGTGCTTAGAAACTACTACAGCCAGTTTGGCCTTGGCGTAAAAACGGGCATAGACCTTCCAAATGAAGCAACAGGCTTTAAAGGAAGGGATGTTACCCCCGGACTGCTTCTTGATTTATCAATCGGACAATATGACACGTATACGCCGCTTCAGCTTGCGCAGTATGTTTCTACTATTGCAAATGGCGGCTATCGGATGAAGCCGCAGCTAGTGAAGGAAATCAGAGAACCTTCTCCGAAAGACAATCTTGGATCAGTGATTGAATCCATTAATCCTGAAGTACTTAACAAGGTTGAAATGAAGCCTGAGTATGTTGAACGTGTTCAAGAAGGGTTCAGAAAGGTCATGCAGGAGAAAAGAGGGACTGCCTACGGTTATTTTATGGGAGCGGATTATCTTCCTGCAGGCAAAACAGGGACAGCGCAGGCATTTTACGATGGACCTAATAAAGACCAGTTCCTTTCGCCTACTTATAATCTGACCCTTGTCGGCTATGCGCCTCATAACAATCCCGAAATTGCCTTTTCAGTGGTTGTACCATGGGCCTATGATAAAGCAAGCAATTCTCACCCAATCAATAACCTGATCGGACGAAGAATCATGGATAAGTATTTCGAACTGAAAAGCGAACAGAGCAAAGAAGGCATTGAAGAAGGCGTCGGCCAGCCTGAAAATGCAAGGGAATTAGAAGAAGCTGAATAA
- a CDS encoding PstS family phosphate ABC transporter substrate-binding protein, which produces MKSFKFLAMTIMISSLLAFAAACGNGDNTEGNGSEDKTSEEAAQLEGEVGIDGSSTVAPIGEAVSEEFAMEHQGVKAPIGVSGTGGGFEKFVAGETDISQASRPIKDEEAQAAKDAGIEYTELQVAFDGLSVVVNKENDFIKELTVEDLKKIWVEDGKEKKWSDINPDWPNEPIKLFSPGTDSGTYDYFNEVILEDEAVAKQATLSEDDNVLVKGVQGDKTAMGFFGYAYYLENKDTLKVVPIVNEEGKAVEPTNESVESGEYNPLSRPLYIYVNNASMKEKPQVAEYVKFYLENAGALAEEVGYVSLPEEKYTEQLETIEGLK; this is translated from the coding sequence ATGAAAAGCTTCAAATTTTTAGCCATGACTATTATGATTTCGTCTTTGCTTGCATTCGCAGCAGCATGCGGAAATGGTGACAACACAGAAGGAAACGGTTCTGAAGACAAAACTTCTGAAGAAGCAGCTCAATTAGAAGGTGAAGTTGGAATCGACGGATCATCAACTGTTGCTCCTATCGGTGAAGCAGTTTCTGAAGAATTCGCTATGGAACATCAAGGTGTTAAAGCTCCAATCGGCGTCTCAGGAACTGGCGGCGGATTTGAGAAATTCGTAGCAGGCGAAACGGACATTTCTCAGGCGTCACGTCCAATTAAAGATGAAGAAGCACAAGCAGCTAAAGACGCTGGCATTGAATACACAGAACTTCAAGTTGCCTTTGACGGACTTTCAGTTGTTGTAAATAAAGAAAATGATTTCATTAAAGAACTAACGGTTGAAGACCTTAAAAAGATCTGGGTTGAAGACGGAAAAGAAAAGAAATGGTCTGATATTAACCCTGACTGGCCGAACGAGCCAATCAAGCTTTTCTCTCCTGGAACAGATTCAGGAACATATGACTACTTCAATGAAGTAATCCTTGAAGATGAAGCAGTAGCAAAGCAAGCAACACTTTCTGAAGATGACAATGTACTAGTTAAAGGTGTGCAGGGCGACAAAACTGCTATGGGATTCTTCGGTTATGCGTATTACCTTGAAAACAAAGATACACTTAAAGTTGTTCCGATTGTAAACGAAGAAGGCAAAGCAGTTGAGCCGACAAATGAATCAGTTGAGTCTGGCGAATACAACCCGCTTTCACGTCCTCTTTACATCTATGTAAACAATGCTTCAATGAAAGAAAAGCCTCAAGTTGCTGAGTATGTGAAGTTCTACTTGGAAAACGCTGGCGCTCTTGCTGAAGAAGTTGGATACGTAAGCCTTCCAGAAGAAAAGTACACAGAGCAGCTTGAAACAATCGAAGGTTTAAAATAA
- the pstC gene encoding phosphate ABC transporter permease subunit PstC, which yields MATETSRSVSELIREKKEKRSWMRSTEKMVPAFLLLTAVISVLTTVGIVLTLIVETVTFFSKVPLLDFITQREWYPFFESDPSYGIITLISGTVLVAVIAMVVALPIGLASAIYLSEYASDRVRRIIKPILEVLAGIPTIVYGFFALTFVTPLLRSIMPDLGFFNALSPGIVVGIMIIPMIASLSEDAMTSVPRAMREGALALGSTKFEVAIKVVLPAAISGVIASFVLAISRAIGETMIVTLAGGATPKLTFDPTESIQTMTAYIVQVSSGDAGYGTTIYYSIYAVGMTLFLFTLIMNLLAQFISRRFREEY from the coding sequence ATGGCAACAGAAACAAGCCGCTCTGTCAGCGAGCTGATCAGAGAAAAAAAAGAGAAAAGATCCTGGATGAGATCTACCGAGAAAATGGTACCTGCATTTTTATTGCTTACAGCTGTCATTTCTGTCCTTACAACAGTAGGAATTGTATTGACTCTTATTGTTGAAACGGTCACGTTTTTCAGTAAAGTGCCTCTGCTTGATTTTATAACACAGCGGGAATGGTATCCGTTTTTTGAAAGTGATCCATCCTATGGGATTATTACACTGATTTCTGGAACAGTTCTTGTAGCAGTGATTGCAATGGTTGTTGCTTTGCCTATTGGTTTGGCATCTGCTATTTATTTGAGTGAGTATGCATCAGACCGGGTAAGAAGAATCATAAAGCCGATTCTTGAAGTACTTGCCGGGATACCGACTATTGTGTACGGATTCTTCGCCCTGACATTTGTTACACCACTGCTTCGTTCGATCATGCCTGATCTTGGATTTTTCAATGCTCTGAGCCCGGGTATCGTGGTAGGAATTATGATCATACCGATGATTGCTTCATTATCTGAGGATGCCATGACATCTGTTCCAAGAGCAATGAGAGAAGGAGCTCTTGCACTTGGATCAACAAAATTTGAAGTTGCCATCAAGGTAGTGCTTCCGGCTGCCATCTCTGGTGTCATTGCTTCATTCGTACTGGCTATTTCACGTGCAATCGGCGAAACGATGATTGTTACACTTGCAGGCGGTGCTACACCTAAGCTGACATTTGATCCGACGGAATCGATTCAGACAATGACAGCTTATATTGTTCAAGTAAGTTCAGGTGATGCAGGTTACGGAACTACAATTTATTACAGTATTTATGCTGTAGGGATGACACTTTTCCTGTTCACGTTAATCATGAACCTGCTTGCACAGTTTATTTCCCGCCGTTTCAGGGAGGAATACTAA
- the pstA gene encoding phosphate ABC transporter permease PstA, with amino-acid sequence MNYINKDKVAKKMSSRLAVNGIYKGIFMIATSFALVVLGILLYRIFTQGFSFLTPEFFQNFASRRPSASGIKAALVGSLWVMAVVIPTGLILGVGTALYMEEYAKKNKFTNFLQVNIANLAGVPSIVFGLLGLTVFVRYFELGRSILAGGFTMALLVLPVIVVASQEAIRAVPKELREASFGMGATKWQTIRRVVLPAAIPGILTGSILAFSRAIGETAPLLVVGAFAFVNYLPESVMSTFTVMPIQIFNWASRPQADFQDVAAAGIIVLFIFLIVMNSVAVLIRNKFQKNY; translated from the coding sequence ATGAACTACATTAATAAAGATAAAGTCGCAAAGAAAATGAGCAGCAGGCTTGCGGTTAACGGAATATATAAAGGAATCTTTATGATTGCCACAAGCTTTGCTCTCGTTGTTCTCGGAATTCTCTTATATCGGATATTCACTCAAGGATTTAGCTTTTTAACACCGGAGTTCTTTCAGAATTTCGCATCAAGAAGACCATCTGCCTCAGGAATCAAAGCAGCTTTGGTCGGTTCTCTCTGGGTTATGGCTGTTGTCATTCCGACTGGACTAATTCTAGGTGTTGGAACGGCATTATATATGGAAGAATACGCTAAGAAAAATAAATTCACGAATTTCCTGCAAGTAAATATTGCAAACCTTGCCGGAGTTCCGTCGATCGTTTTTGGACTCTTGGGTCTTACTGTATTTGTCCGTTACTTTGAACTTGGAAGAAGCATTTTAGCCGGAGGGTTTACAATGGCGCTTCTAGTTCTTCCAGTTATTGTAGTTGCGTCTCAGGAAGCCATTAGAGCAGTACCTAAAGAGCTGCGTGAAGCTTCTTTCGGTATGGGGGCAACTAAGTGGCAGACTATCCGCAGGGTTGTTTTGCCTGCTGCTATACCAGGTATCTTAACAGGGAGCATACTTGCTTTCTCAAGGGCAATAGGCGAAACAGCGCCTCTTCTAGTTGTAGGTGCATTTGCATTCGTTAACTATCTGCCTGAGAGTGTAATGAGTACATTTACCGTTATGCCAATTCAGATCTTTAACTGGGCTTCAAGACCACAGGCTGATTTCCAGGATGTAGCTGCTGCCGGAATTATCGTTCTGTTTATCTTCCTGATTGTCATGAACTCCGTGGCTGTCTTGATTCGAAACAAGTTCCAGAAAAATTATTAA
- the pstB gene encoding phosphate ABC transporter ATP-binding protein PstB, with translation MEMTKVVKERKENEEFAANAEKEKSIVYKTDNLNLWYGNDQALKNIDLNIYENEVTAIIGPSGCGKSTYIKTLNRMVELIPTVRTSGKIIYRGKNIFDKGYGVEDLRTRVGMVFQKPNPFPKSIYDNVAYGPRIHGIRDKKTLDAIVEKSLKGAAIWDEVKDRLKENAYGLSGGQQQRLCIARCLAIEPDVILMDEPTSALDPISTLKVEELVQELKKQYSIVIVTHNMQQAARISDRTAFFLNGEVVEYAHTDKLFSNPSDKRTEDYITGRFG, from the coding sequence ATGGAAATGACAAAAGTTGTGAAAGAGCGGAAGGAAAATGAGGAGTTTGCGGCGAATGCTGAAAAAGAAAAAAGCATCGTCTATAAAACAGACAACCTGAATCTTTGGTACGGAAATGACCAGGCATTGAAAAATATTGACCTTAATATCTATGAAAATGAAGTAACAGCGATTATCGGACCTTCAGGCTGCGGTAAATCAACTTACATTAAAACATTGAACCGCATGGTTGAACTGATCCCTACAGTCCGCACATCAGGCAAGATTATCTACCGCGGAAAAAATATCTTTGATAAGGGCTATGGGGTTGAAGACCTTCGCACAAGAGTCGGAATGGTGTTTCAAAAGCCAAATCCGTTCCCTAAGTCTATTTATGACAATGTGGCATACGGACCAAGAATACATGGTATCCGCGATAAAAAGACGCTTGATGCCATCGTTGAAAAAAGCTTAAAAGGCGCAGCCATCTGGGATGAAGTGAAAGACCGCTTAAAAGAAAATGCATACGGCCTTTCAGGCGGACAGCAGCAGCGTCTGTGCATCGCGCGCTGTCTTGCAATTGAACCGGACGTGATCCTGATGGATGAGCCGACATCTGCACTTGACCCGATCTCAACGTTAAAAGTGGAAGAGCTTGTTCAGGAATTGAAAAAGCAGTACAGCATCGTGATTGTTACTCATAACATGCAGCAGGCTGCACGTATTTCCGACCGTACAGCATTCTTCCTCAACGGCGAAGTTGTGGAATACGCTCATACTGACAAGCTGTTCTCAAACCCGTCTGATAAACGTACAGAAGATTACATCACAGGACGTTTCGGTTAA
- the phoU gene encoding phosphate signaling complex protein PhoU: MVVREKFEYDLKILQDKLNEIASLSVKSLSDAISALETRNVEAALEIIENDERIDDLDEEINDLAILLIAKQQPVAIDLRRIIVAIKISNDIERMADFAVNIAKSTIRIGDEPLFKPIESIKKMHAIAVEMLSLSVKAYNDEDVVLAKQVAEMDDQVDDLYGQTIRELLEIMPERKELMQQLTQLMFVCRYIERTADHATNISESVLYLVKGRRYDLNA; this comes from the coding sequence ATGGTAGTAAGAGAGAAGTTTGAATATGATCTTAAAATTCTTCAGGATAAACTAAATGAAATTGCAAGCCTTTCCGTAAAATCGCTGTCGGATGCGATCAGTGCTCTTGAAACAAGAAATGTAGAAGCAGCGCTTGAAATTATCGAAAATGATGAAAGAATTGATGATCTGGATGAAGAAATCAATGACCTGGCCATCCTCCTGATTGCCAAGCAGCAGCCTGTTGCCATTGATCTGAGAAGAATTATCGTTGCCATTAAAATCTCCAACGACATCGAAAGAATGGCTGACTTTGCCGTTAATATTGCAAAATCAACAATCAGAATCGGGGACGAGCCTTTATTTAAACCGATTGAAAGCATTAAAAAAATGCATGCGATTGCTGTGGAAATGTTGTCCCTGTCTGTAAAGGCATATAACGACGAAGATGTTGTCCTTGCCAAACAAGTAGCGGAGATGGATGATCAGGTAGATGATTTATACGGCCAGACAATCCGTGAACTGCTTGAAATCATGCCTGAGCGCAAAGAGCTTATGCAGCAGCTTACTCAGCTGATGTTTGTCTGCAGATACATCGAACGCACGGCTGACCATGCGACAAATATCTCTGAAAGCGTCCTTTACCTCGTAAAAGGCAGAAGATACGACCTTAACGCCTAA